In Hevea brasiliensis isolate MT/VB/25A 57/8 chromosome 13, ASM3005281v1, whole genome shotgun sequence, a single genomic region encodes these proteins:
- the LOC110658376 gene encoding cytokinin hydroxylase produces the protein MEFFQLFNLTFTGVFLYLLFRLAISLWISPARTYMKLKKNGFGGPTPNFPLGNIEEMKKISRSSVAAASAGSLAVSNDIHSAVFPYFAQWQKVHGKVFIYWLGTEPFLYIADPEFLKRMSTGVMGKSWGKPNVFKHDRKPMFGNGLVMVEGDDWVRHRHIITPALSPASVKAMASLMVESTTKMLDKWTSLVNSGCQEVDVEREIIATAGEIIAKTSFGIGYENGRQVFEKLRAMQFILFKTNRYVGVPFSRFLCPKQTLEAKNLGQEIDDLLMTIIRDRRNSNGGYSQKDLLGLLLEENHEEGRLGKTLTTMELVDECKTFFFGGHETTALALSWTLLLLAVHPEWQDQLREEIRQVTGDKEIDFSTLAGLKKMGWVMNEVLRLYSPAPNVQRQTREDITVNNLTIPKGTNVWIDVVGMHHDPSLWGKGVYEFKPERFDNDLYGGCNHKMGYLPFGFGGRMCVGRHLTMMEYKLVLSLILTRFSFSLSPNYSHSPSIMLSLRPNFGLPLIVHPL, from the exons ATGGAGTTTTTCCAGCTTTTTAACTTGACCTTCACTGGCGTTTTCCTTTACTTGTTGTTTAGACTAGCGATTTCTTTGTGGATTTCACCTGCTAGGACTTATATGAAGCTTAAAAAGAATGGGTTTGGAGGTCCAACCCCAAATTTCCCTCTAGGGAATATTGAGGAGATGAAAAAGATCAGTAGAAGTAGTGTTGCTGCAGCTTCTGCTGGATCTTTAGCAGTCTCCAATGATATTCACTCTGCTGTCTTTCCTTACTTTGCTCAATGGCAGAAGGTTCATG GGAAGGTGTTCATATACTGGTTAGGTACAGAGCCATTTTTATACATAGCAGACCCAGAGTTCCTTAAAAGGATGTCAACAGGCGTCATGGGCAAAAGCTGGGGAAAGCCCAATGTGTTTAAACATGACAGGAAACCAATGTTCGGTAATGGTTTGGTTATGGTTGAAGGTGATGACTGGGTTCGTCACCGCCATATTATCACTCCTGCACTCTCACCGGCCAGCGTGAAG GCTATGGCAAGCTTAATGGTGGAGTCCACCACTAAGATGCTGGACAAGTGGACAAGCCTCGTAAATTCCGGCTGCCAAGAAGTTGACGTCGAGAGAGAAATCATTGCAACAGCCGGAGAAATCATCGCCAAGACAAGTTTTGGGATAGGCTACGAAAATGGGAGGCAAGTGTTCGAGAAATTGAGGGCCATGCAGTTCATTCTGTTCAAGACTAACCGTTACGTGGGAGTGCCCTTCAGCAGATTTCTGTGCCCTAAGCAAACCCTAGAGGCCAAAAATCTTGGACAAGAAATCGATGACCTTCTTATGACGATTATAAGAGATCGTAGAAATTCCAATGGAGGGTATTCTCAGAAGGACTTATTAGGGTTATTGCTGGAGGAGAATCATGAGGAGGGGCGGCTAGGGAAGACCTTGACAACGATGGAACTAGTCGATGAGTGCAAGACTTTCTTCTTTGGTGGCCATGAGACCACTGCACTGGCACTGTCATGGACATTGCTGCTTTTGGCGGTACATCCAGAGTGGCAAGATCAATTAAGAGAGGAAATTAGACAAGTTACTGGGGACAAAGAGATCGATTTCTCCACGCTTGCTGGGCTTAAGAAG ATGGGATGGGTGATGAACGAAGTTTTGAGGCTTTACTCCCCAGCACCTAATGTTCAAAGGCAAACCAGAGAAGATATTACTGTAAATAACCTCACCATCCCCAAGGGAACCAACGTCTGGATTGATGTTGTAGGCATGCACCATGACCCGAGTCTTTGGGGAAAAGGTGTTTACGAATTTAAACCTGAGAGGTTCGATAATGACTTGTATGGTGGATGCAACCACAAGATGGGGTATTTACCATTTGGGTTTGGAGGGAGAATGTGTGTAGGTAGGCACTTGACCATGATGGAGTATAAGCTTGTTCTGTCCTTAATTCTGACTAGGTTTTCTTTCTCCCTGTCCCCAAATTATTCTCATTCTCCTTCTATTATGCTCTCCCTGAGACCAAATTTTGGGCTGCCTCTCATTGTTCACCCCCTGTAG